TATTGCCAATACTTATCAAGTTGAGCCTCTTGCACATAGAGTGAAGTTGTTGTTGGTGTAAACCCCAAAGGCCAATACTCTTGGTACTTGTATTGAAttgtttattaataataaaagacatttctttattatatttgtttttctaaaataataaagtccctagaatAGCTAGTCcgtttaatgaaatgttaagtgtgacttaatcatgagatCCCATTAAACACTTAAGGACATTATTCTTAAAGTATTTGTAGTCGAGCTTTATTATAAAGTGGGATAACATTAAAGCATTAAGATTATTATGTAAATAGACTGATGATCACATCTCATGGATCATGGATAATGAGTTATCAAGTCTTAACATAGACATGAATAttatgagtaatatttatactagatTGACCCGCTATGAGCGTACAacatagaatgttatgcaaagtgtcataagttattctcatggtgATAGTGGTGTATACCACCCTTAGACCTGAAACCACTATGGACCCTAAATGTGGAATCAAGTACTTTATTGTTGATCAAACATTATTTGTGACCATAAAGACAGTTTATGGGTACTCCACAGAACATGTTGGGGGACATGACCTAGATGAAATTTGCCCATCTTGTGTAACAGGATAAATGTCTACGGGCCCAATATTGAACTGGACAATGGTGACAAGTTCTATGCCTTGTGTTTAATATATACATAACGACAAAAGGATAATTGTGCATACAAATATTATCACGGAAAAGGTTTTGTCATATCACATGACATTTTTGTGACTTGGATAGGaatgatgtgttgctagatatcACTCATTGTTTATCATGTTAAATGTGTGATTTGATAGAATTTCCAACGTCACGGGAACCTACAAGGTCACACACATAAGGATAGATTGACGAGAGATGGAGTAAATATTAAAAAACGCAAGGTACGGTGCACTTGAGTGAATTGTAGAACACCGTAAGGTACGGTGCACTTAAATAGGATATGGAATATAGTAAGATATCACGTGCTTAAGTGATATAAGTTACACCATAAAGTATGGTGCACGTGCACTTAAGCGGGCTTCTTAACTTACAGCCCACACAAGTGGTTCAATAAATAGAACCCTTATGCATAAGCATTCTTACTTGATGGAATTTTGGTATGTGAAACCCTAGCCGTATTTTCTTTCTCcttctcactcaaagccttcaTTCATAGCAGTTAGCATTGAGACTGAAGGAACTTTATTCGTGTGGACTGAGTAGATGCGTTGTTCTTCATTTAACGCTCGCGATCACTCCTTCGATTCTGTGTCAAAGGTTTTAATCGCCAAAAGAGGTGATCATTTCTATAATTGATCCTGCTTGTTAGTACCATGATTTTAGGATTGGCAACAATTTCGCTAAAACATGGTTCATGATAGATGTTaagcaagatgtcataacatcttgatcaAGCTGATACAGTAGAGTGTGAAGGTTGCATTGAAGAAAGATGTTAtgccagatgttgtgacatgCTGAAGTAAAACACCAGtacatgttttttttaatcttgacaaatttaatttgattttgtgatatttcttttggATATATTACAGATATTTACGCAGGTTAAGAAGATTTAATCTGGAACAAGTGATCTAATCTCCAGTTGTACATAAGTTTCAAAAATTGGATACTGAGACAATTTAGAAAACTTAATGTTGTGTTTCAATATTTAAGGAGGTTCTCTGAATAATTGGTGCAACTCTCAATTTTTGGATCAAGTAATATTTAGGTGAAGATTTTGAAGCCCATGGACTAGTAAGGAGTATTTAAAGAGAACCCTAGACCTAATGTAACCAAGTTTTTCAtaattgtaaaattaggggaaggttagaagtcttaggttttgagagtctcttgtgtttcaagtctcccatgtatcaattcataccaagtggtagactgattgttacttgactgtttgtcaagttattgttgtcactcttaaagcttttaagcTTAGAGTTGAATATTGTTCttggttgaagcttttaagcaaaatcaAGTATTATTCTTAGTTAAGGTTCTTGACTAAGTATTCTTTTGTATTGAAAGTGTAATCTTCTGTTTTGGTTACTAGCCACTAGGTTTGTGATTAGTTTTTGTCACTAGGATTGTGACTTGTTTTGTCACTAGGATTGTGACTTATTTTAAAACTGTAATTGAGTTTGGGACTATTTTTATCAGTGCGGTGATTAGAAGTGAGAtgggatttctcatatctagatagTGATTTCTATGTAGAAGTTGCACGGGGtaggtgtaacacccgtatattttaatttctaatttaattggaaattgaattaataattagacttattttggttttatgaaaataaattggaaaagaatggtttatggtattgggccatgtgtgatgttagtaagaaggaggtgttaagttagtaaagcccattactaatttaatgttatttttataaaataataagggaaTTGGAAAGAAGGGTTGGAACGTGAAAAGACTGAAGGATTGGGAActcaagaacgtgaaagaggagcagtagagggagagaccaatcaagaactcttggctaaggtaatgggggactctccatttagcatttcttatcgtgttttggatgataatattgattaggaatattgtctaggtcaattggattatatgttaggtttagggagataataattgatgaatttgcatagattattggttaataatgtgttgtcttgatgtataatgatgtatgatgatgcaattgatgattatttggttgtatatgatgtttagaatcgATTTTGGACTTAGAATGTGTGAGATCGCAGGGTCTGTCACAGACCTGAAAATCTGcaaaatcgcacgtccgctaagcggaggacccGACCTAGTTAGCTTCTATCAAatgtcgctagtggtccgctgagctgAGGTCTGgaggtagttcgcttctgttaTGAGTCGCTAGTGGTCCGTTGAGCGGACCTTACTATGCAGAAATTTTCCAAACttgaaaatgatgtatcttttgaaccgttggcctgttttgagtgtcgttttgagtatgatgaacctcataaaataacctatgtgtttaaatgatgaaatgaggtgtaacttttgattattttaaaccattatttgcttgttttgatgaatgatgtgttGTAGACATATACGATGAGATATGACGATACATGGtatgtttaaaatatgagtcgtatgatgatttgtttgattggatgGTGAGTTTATGAGATAATTTATGcgaggatatgagtatgatgtgaatattttgttagtttgagggatgatgtattgttgacatatatgatgaaatgtgacaatataagatgtgtttgaaaacatgattatgtgatgattgttgagaattgtataataatgattgatttattttggaagatgtgaatacatgtatgttctttatgggtgatgatgatgaggattgatGCGGATACGTGTATgttcttaatgatgatgatgatgattgattgtatttgaatgatgctaatgtatataaacatactttgatgatgatgatgatggtttaagtattggatgatgttactcatagacatgacgatggtataagtatgtttcatatatgtttgcattcattcataatcatgtgttgagggctgaatccagatgatgttgtggattcagtgaagggcataattcccattgtgtggaatttgtgctagcagggccgtatcttgacgaTGTTGAATCGGTCGGTGGGTTGttctcattgatgatgtttggtaccacatgcatagtgtcagttcattcatttgcatgattttcataacatgattgaatgtgtttcagtgttatgaattgatgatgtgttggttgtatgatgttgaattgtctgaatatgatacaattgggtgaataatataactatgatgtgttattatttaagatgcaataatatttgttaattgcgatgagactcacccttactgttgacattttcagattggcgagtagcggcttttggctttggtgaggatagctcataggccagtttgtttaagtatagcgtcggtgtcatgctctgatattgtaacgctggggaacgctagtttagcgtctatgatgatactctattctgTTGTTGTTGTATTAACTTTGTGGGATAtcgcatagatgatgttatgcttatccgtatgatgaatattccgctgtgtagaaacatgattatgataATGTGATGATTTATTCTTAAgtgtagcatgacaaatgacttatgaataaattggtttaaattgaattgtggcacccttgtttttatgttttactctgaatttttaaataattgtcgcggggtttagaagggtgttacagtaggattaggcgagaagttgtaagttgggactgtttaggctttgacgtaatactatcatagtgaatttccttcctggcttggtatcccCAAGAGTATGTGATATTGCACCAAACTGGGTTAATAATTAACTGTGTGATTTACCATTCTGCAATTTATTTTTGCATATTTTACAGTTTGGTTTGTGCTGTTATGTTCTATCTAtcaacaaatgttgtaacatCTATCTTgacaccatgttctgatgttgggaCATCAGCAGTGACATGTTTTAATCAGTTCTATAGTTTCACTGCTCATTCGTAAGGATCACTaaagagaaatttttgttttCCGTTGCGTTTTATATTGCAATCTCCCTTCAGCTTTTACATCATATATGTCAGTTGGCTCACCTTTTCAATATATCGTCATAATAAACGGATTGTATTCTTTGGACAAGCCTTTCAAAATTGCATCAATTTGATCTCTCTCCAAAATAGGATCGCATATGGCTAGAAGAGAGTCAACAATAGCTCGAATTTTTAGAACATACTCAGAGACCGACCTGCTACCTTTCTTGCTTGTCATGATTTAATACCTGAGTTAATGCACACACACCTTCATCTGTGAATTAAAATGCTTATGCTCTTTATCCCACACTTCATACACATGTTTGCATGACAAAACACATGGTAACACGACTTCTGAGATCATGGAGAGTCGTCAACCGATCATTTTCTATTTTGAACATTGGTGAAATTTGTTGATTAATTACCACTTTGTGGAGTTTATGCGAGAGAATTACTCCCTCAACTTGTTAATTCCACAACTAAAGGTTGGTTTCTTGCAACTTGATGGAGAGTTTTGATGCAAAAGTTTTTGTGGATCTTGAAAAAACCATAGTTGATGTAGCAGTTTAAGAGAATTTGTTATAGGTTGTATGTTAAGAAGAGATGAATCAAGATCTGCCATTATTGCTTCTTTGAAGCTTCTTGCCACTAATATTTGAAACTCTAGCTAAATCCACCTGATGAAActtctttgaagttttgaatcttCTCCTATGgagatgatgataataataatgcaGCAAAATTAGGTCCCTTAGGGTGATATTGTAACACCCTAAACCCCTTACATATTATCAAATAATTTAATGAAATAAATTGCAACCACTTAAGGTGCCACACATAACAAAACATAGCCTACTCCGTAACACGGTTTACGACAAAATATTTAATACACATATTTGCACATAGAATGTTTACACGACATCAACTCATTTGATCTGTAATACATACttataaaataatacatttaacCTGTCATCTCATGCTCACCTTCACTTAGGGTATCATCGCAACAAAATCATTATAAAAGCAAATAAAGACAATATTACAACTCATGACATTTAGTCTCATAAACGTTGACTTTATAACATAAGCAAAAGGAGTTGTAACAATTAACTCCAAACATAAGAATCAAATCAAGCGTTTTCCCCCAACCCGTTGTTACATGATCAAAGCAACGCACCACTAGTCAAAACTATAAACTAAAGAAGTAACTTCAAGGGATATCTTCTACTTACTTCGACAATGCTACTCCTGAGTATCTGCAAGTTGTCCATGGTGGACGACATTAAAGCAAAAGGGGGGGGGAATATGCTTTAATAATTAATGGTGAAAGCAAGCAGAAGTAGAttattacataacaacaacatacacaTTGATCAAATCCACACAAACATATTTAGCATtctcatccaacaacaatcaacatAGATGTAACGCTTATGCAATGTACTCAACATGCATGTGATACCGAGTATGAACACTTAGGTTCACTTCGCTCCCCCATCCGCCACCATAGGATCAGATTTCCTCTTGGAACCAGAGCACACCAAGATCGCTACCACCACCATAGGTAACGCTTCACCAATTCCCACTGGAACCAACTACTCTCCCCCGAACCACGACCATAGGATCGAGGCCCACCATAAAGAACCAAAGTTCATACAACATGAATGCATGATCAACAACAACACATGCAACAAAACATATGCACCTTGGTCCCTCTTCTGACCATGCATGCCACCACCAACATACTCATCTTCCACatagtgtgtgtatatatatatatatatatatatatatatatatatatatatatatatatatatatatatatatataaggaggacTTTTTAAATAACAGATAAGAGGATTAAATCTTGATCATTAGATGCGATAAATGATCTTGATGAAGTCACATTCAAGCAATGACAATAAATGTTCATCAAGACCAAATATCAAATCTAATGGTCAAAATTTATCCCTCTtatctcttatatatatatatatatatatatatatatatatatatatatatatatatatatatatatatatatataatgtcatTAACAATCGCACCACAACAAATAGTCATGCTCAACAAGTCATTATCGATACATTTAGCATCTTCATCAAAACCTTATTATAATAACACATCTTAACGTCAATAACTCATGTAATCAAATACTCATGCTATCATAACACCTTAAGCCCTTGAAAACAATTTCATTTAATAGTAACTCGCATTAGATTTTCAATGCTTCGAACAACAACTCTTTTGGACTTACAGGTCAAAAGTTATGGCAGAAATGATTTTGCAATATAAAATCCAGGGAGCTGTTACAGCCACCTGTAACAGCTGTTACAACCACCTGTAATAGCTGTTATAGCCCGTAACGCTCCCAGTCCAGAATCCCATTTTGATCACGCCCCTGGTGCAAAGATCCAAGGGGTTGTTACGGCCACCAGTAATAGCTGTTAATGCTTGTAACAGTGCTCAGAAAAACTCTTTTTTCGCGTGATTTTTTGTGATCTCTCTTATTTTTCAGCCTTGTAACAAACCTCAAGTTTTGACCTCTAACAGTCCCAAAACATATCATGTCATATGGTACATGAATCAAGAAAAATAAACAcattacaacaacaaaattaacaCATACAATCTCATATTTCCTCAAAATCAAGTTGGCCCCAAAACCCTCATAAATGGTGAATATAagttcaatcatcataacagaaAATACACACATATAGGGTACACAAATTTCATCACAAAATCATTATACAACAATAATCATGgcatcaaaatttaaaatttagaatTAGAACACCCAATCCTAAGGAGGTTAAGGATCCCTCCATCTACCCCTCATGCTTTAACATCCATTAGAGAAACACATCTCCCCGTTACCTTGTTTTCCTAGCAAGCAACAAAATTCTCCCTtgaattcttcttcttctgccaaACTTGCCTCTCTTGCCTATTCTCCAACAATTTCATGTACTGTCAAACCCTTTCCCTCACAATTCCTTCTTAATAAAAGAAAAGCCTAATTCCTAATTAGAATATTCCCTTCCTACCCTCCATATTTTCTTTAATTCCAACCTTGCTCTCAATTTCTCTACacattctattttttattattttattattattctaatatatttactcaattaaactaaataaactcctattatttaattatcaaaataattataaataactctattttatttcaattaaattctactTCTTATGATTATTTAACTACTACAACCCACGTATTAATAAAATACACAAAAtcacaaataatttataaataaatcgcTTAAATTAAACTATTCGAAAATCAGTAATTACATATACCATATTGAACTAGTATTCTTGCATCCGAGTTATAAGAAACATAGTGAGAAAGCATAATCTTCATGCATTGAGTTATTCATTATTGATTCAACATTACATGAATGAATGCTTGATATATAGTGAAGCATTCATAGATCCTCACTCTACATTCTAACCAACTTTACAGTTATCTAATTAACTTTCTATAGATGGTTATAGTTAACGTAACTAACTATAACTATATAACTACATTGCCTAAGATATTCTCTAATAGTATATGGCCAAGTTGTAGAATTTTAACTCCAAAGAATTCTTAAATCATCCTTAACAGCTAGTTTGAGGTTGAGCCGTTCATTTCACCAATAATCTCCACAAGAACACAACCCGTCTTTAAAATGATGAAACCGATTCGCATCTCTTACAATGATCTCCCTTTCAACAATCTTCGATATAACCTTTATCGCTGAATGACAGTTCACACATGCTCGAAGATTCTTCGTTATTCTAAGAGTAGTTCCAGGTGCAGTACTAATAAGCCCATAAGCAACCGCTATTCTCTCGCTATGAATACAAAGATTCTCCTCCTTTTCTTCATAGTTCAGATCATGCAAAACAGATTCTGTATGTGGAACAAACCCGACATCTTTTAACTTTCTTTCTAGCCTCTGAAGCTCGTCGAAAATTTCCTTAGCCCGTGGATGCGACATGTCCCCTGCATGAAATGTATGGAGCTTCCCATTGATTTCAATAACACTATAGCCAAGGTATTTAGTCAATCCTTTCTCCTTCATTAGAACCCGAACATATGCAACTCGATCCCACATGCGAGTGGAAGCATAGAGATTAGATAGTTGTACGTAGTGCCCTGTATTATACGAATCTAGCGAGAATAGCTTCTGTGCCGCGTACTCTCCCAATGTTACGCTACGATGAATTTTGCATGCGCTAAGAAGTGCTCCCCATACACTTACACTCGGTTCAATCGGCATTTTCATGATAAAAACATAAGCCTGTTTCAAATAACCTGCACGTCCCAAGAGATCAACCACACAAGAATAATGTTCATTACGAGGCGTAATTCCAAAGTCTCTCATGCAATTAAATAGCTCCCACCCTTGTTTTACAAGACCAGAATGACTGCATGCTGTGAGAAGGCCAATAAAGGTGACATCATTTGGGCAAACCCCTTCTTGTTTCATCGCATGATAAAGATAAATGGCTTCCCAACCTTGACCATGCAATGCATATCCCATAATCATGGCACTCCACATAACGACATCCTTATCAGAAGCACGGTCGAATACCGCACGAGCAGATTCTACACTACCACATTTTGCATACATATCAATGAGAGTTGTGATAACGAATATTCCGCTACCGTATTTACTCTTTCTAACATAATCATCCATCCATTGTGCTAATTTGAGGGAACCAACTTGCGCACAAGCTAAAATTGCAGACCTAACAGTAATAGAATCTGGTTGAATACTTCTCGAAATCATGCCACGAAAAAGCTCTACTGCCTCCTCTGCATGACCGTTCTTCGCATAACCAGATATCATCGCATTCCACATCATCACATTATTAGGCGtcttcatttgatcaaagaaagatCTCGCAACTGTCACCTGTCCACATTTCGCATAAAAAGCTGTAAGCGAAATGACCAAATCAGACTCATCTTCAAGGCCCGTTTTGATGACACAAGCATGAAGAGATCTTCCTTGCTCCAAATCATCTACATCAGTATAAGCCCTCATAACACTCACCAGCAAAATCCAATCCGGTTTCACATCAGTTCTTCTCATTCGACTAAACATTCTCAATGCCTCCCAAGCTTCCCCATTCTGCGCATATCCCGAAATAATCGCAGTCCACGAAACAATCGTCCTATCACACAACCCATCAAACACCATTCTCGCCAAACCAATCCGACCACATTTAGCATACAACACCACAAGCCCATTCTGCACAAACACATCCGACCCAAATCCATAAACAACTATCTGCGCATGAACCAAACAACTCAAACCAAAATCCAACAACTCGGTACAAGCTTTAACCACACAAGGAAAAGTAAACCTATCCGGACTTAACCCAACCCATCTCATCCATCTAAACATCTCAACAACATTTCTCCACATGCCATTTCTCGAATAAGTTCTAATAACAGCATTCCACATAAACAAATCCGGGTCGGGAAATTCATCGAACAACTTACGTGCATAACAAACATGTCCAAAATTCGAACTTTGGTTAACCAGTTTCGTCACAAGAAACCTATCATATTGCAATCCAGAAACAACTAGCTGGTTATGTATTTGATAAAGATATTTAACATGGGTTGAATTATCAATAAGAGATTCATAAAATGAATGTGATTTGAAACAATGAACTGATGAAGAACAAATATGTTTGATCAAGTTGAAGATTAAACAAGCGTGTGTTTCAAAAGGTGTTAACTTTTTGTGTTTTGTGATGAGGGGAGGTAAGGTAAAGATCCAAGACATAGAGTTGTGTTGTGTAGTTTATGATTTAATGTTTGTGTATTAGAAAAGTTGAAACATTCCAATTAGACAAACTACTATGAAACATGGAATTTTGGATGTTTTTTATGTTGTTGAATATGGAATCTAGTTAACAGCAAAAGTGCAGTTATAAGGGAGGGAATGTTGAGATTTTGTTCAATGGGAATTTTTTGGATAGCcaaagtatttttattttaattttaggattaaatatgttttttttaataaatatctcaattttttatttttaattctattaaaaatataacatattttaGTCCATATAAATACATACAGTTTTgttaattttctaaaattttaaaaattatttaattattttctaatttttttaattttttttcttcatatgttTAGAATATTGTAAAatctttatttattaaattttaaaaaattttaaaatgagaagaattaaatatgaatttttaaaattttaaaagataatgatagTAATGAAAATTtcaacttagaaatcaaattttgagtttttttcaaAGGAAGTTTTTATAACAATCTAAAAatatctgcaaaataatcattcaaaaatacacattgattTAATAGCAGGGACTAAATTTATGTGCATAATAATTTAGTAGGGACCAAAACATGTaattttttatagggaccaaaagcaAGTCTAATTTAtatggaccaaaaacatatttaacattTACTTTTAATAAAGCTCAAATATATTgaagaaaaaatacaaaaaagagaGGGGAAATCCTCTCAAAAGGTAAACCTATAAAAAAAAGTAAaccaaatttattatttaaaaagtcagttctaaTTTAAGGAGAATATAATAGATTAGACGAAAGAATTTAGATATGAAACCTAAATTAGTAAAAGAGTTTGCATAACTATTATGTTTCATGTAACTATGAGATAACAAAAAAGAGATGAAAGAGATATACTCTCTATAAGTCTTCCATCTAAGTTTAAGTTGCTAAGGAATAAGAGCATCAACCCCAAAAGTTTTGACCACCAAAAGAGAATTTGATTCCAACCAAAGATTTTGCCAATTGTAAGAAGAGACACGTTCAATAGCCATGAGGACAGTAGAAAATTCAACAAGAAAGGAGGAAGACCAAGGTAAAGGCCATAAAATCCAACAATTAAATCATCTTTATAGTCTCTGAAAAGCCCACCACAAGCAGCTTTGTTAGAATCATGAATGTAAACTCCCTCACAATTTCCTTTGACCCAATATGAATTTGGAGGAGTCCATATTTTTAAATTGTAATTCATAGTGTCGAATAATGTGTGTGTCGaactagatttgatttagttacacatagatttgattttgttcaaaaacaagtattttgggcttttatagttttgggcatTTGGCTTAAAGAGCAagttaacctaaatctataaatagagggagtaacccatattttaataataaagttgtattcacagaatttgcagttgcaagtgaataagaagttttccacagtttgtgggcagagagaaactttgCAGAAAATCATTatctttctttcatattttttcattgtcattgtgtggtagtaacaatcttgttcatcaagattgatgaATTTCCAA
The Vicia villosa cultivar HV-30 ecotype Madison, WI linkage group LG6, Vvil1.0, whole genome shotgun sequence genome window above contains:
- the LOC131611337 gene encoding pentatricopeptide repeat-containing protein At3g12770-like, which produces MSWIFTLPPLITKHKKLTPFETHACLIFNLIKHICSSSVHCFKSHSFYESLIDNSTHVKYLYQIHNQLVVSGLQYDRFLVTKLVNQSSNFGHVCYARKLFDEFPDPDLFMWNAVIRTYSRNGMWRNVVEMFRWMRWVGLSPDRFTFPCVVKACTELLDFGLSCLVHAQIVVYGFGSDVFVQNGLVVLYAKCGRIGLARMVFDGLCDRTIVSWTAIISGYAQNGEAWEALRMFSRMRRTDVKPDWILLVSVMRAYTDVDDLEQGRSLHACVIKTGLEDESDLVISLTAFYAKCGQVTVARSFFDQMKTPNNVMMWNAMISGYAKNGHAEEAVELFRGMISRSIQPDSITVRSAILACAQVGSLKLAQWMDDYVRKSKYGSGIFVITTLIDMYAKCGSVESARAVFDRASDKDVVMWSAMIMGYALHGQGWEAIYLYHAMKQEGVCPNDVTFIGLLTACSHSGLVKQGWELFNCMRDFGITPRNEHYSCVVDLLGRAGYLKQAYVFIMKMPIEPSVSVWGALLSACKIHRSVTLGEYAAQKLFSLDSYNTGHYVQLSNLYASTRMWDRVAYVRVLMKEKGLTKYLGYSVIEINGKLHTFHAGDMSHPRAKEIFDELQRLERKLKDVGFVPHTESVLHDLNYEEKEENLCIHSERIAVAYGLISTAPGTTLRITKNLRACVNCHSAIKVISKIVEREIIVRDANRFHHFKDGLCSCGDYW